The DNA segment ACACCAGGCGGCGGGCGTCCTCCAGCTTCTGGCGGGCCTGGTAGAAGGCGACGTCGGTGAGCATGGACTGGAGGCTGCGGCGCTGCTCCTCCGTGATGCCGGAGAGCTTCTCCGCGCGGCGCAGGTAGTAGAGGCCGCGCTCCACCTTGGGGGGCTCGCCGGACGCGATGCGCGGGCGGGCCAGGGTCTCCAGCAGGGGGAAGAGGGCGCGGTCCAGGTCGTCGCGGTCGGTGAACTTCTGCTGCGTCAGCAGGGTGACGTCCTGGCCCTCCAGGGGGATGGGGGCGTAGGTGTCCGCGAGGCGCGGGTCGCCCGGGCGGTAGGCGGCGGCGCCCGTGGGCATGGCGCGGCCCTTCATCACCACCAGCTCGTCGTTCTCCTGCACGACGGTGAAGGTGCGGGCGTTGAGTTGGCCCAGGAGGAAGACGACGCCGCCACCCAGGCCCAGGATGACGAGGAAGACGAGCAGTCGGGTGAAGGTGCGGCGGGCCCGGTAGCCGAATCCCTGCGGTGAATGGGTGGTCATGTCGCCTGCTCTCCGGTCGGTCGGGCGTGGGCCCGTGAGGGTCTGGCCCTGAAATTGGGTCTTCTGGGACTCCAACGCTACAGTTCTCGCCCCCTCGGGAACATCATTTGCAACCCACCTTTCGTCGCATGGGGCCCAGCGAACTGCTGCCCCGCTACATCTTCGCGGAGAGCCTGTTCGCGCGCCGACGCGTGCTCGAGGTCGACGCCGTGTCGTCCACGGGCGGCGAGAGCGCGCGCTTTCTCGTCGAGCGGGGTGCTCGCACCGTGGTGGCGTGCGACGCGGACGTGGCGGCGGTGGAGGCGGCGCAGAAGGCCCATGCGCACCCGCAGCTGCGCTTCCGCGCCAACGTCTATGACGACCTGGAGGCCGGCAGCTTCGACCTGGTGCTGGTGACGGACCTGGCGCCCTACGTGCGCGCGCCGGAGCTGCTGGCGGAGCTGGCGCGGCTGGTGGCCCGGCAGGGCTTCCTCGTCGGCGGCCTGCGCAACATCGCGGGGCTGGCGCTGCCGCAGCTGGTGGATCCCGAAGAGACGGTGCCGCCCACGTACGGGCAGCTGCTGGACGCGCTGAGCGCGCACTTCCCGCATGTGGAGGTGGCCACGCAGTCGCCGGTGCTGGGCTACCAGCTCGCGTTCGAGAAGGGCGAGGGGTTGCAGGTGGACGGCTCGCTGGTGCGGCACAGCGAGGCGGCGTACTTCGTGGTGATGGCGGGCCTGGAGCCGGCGCGGGTGGTGGACCCGACGTGGGTGCAGCTGCCGCCGGAGCCGCTGGCGTTCACGCGAGGCAAGCTGGACGAGGTCGCGGCCCGGGCGAAGACCTGGGAGGAGCGGGCAGGGCGGCTGAAGGAGGCGGTGTCCAAGCTCCGCGCGGAGATTGGTGACCGCGAGGCGGAAGTGGTCGCGCTCAAGCCCGCGCTGGAGGGTGCGCGGCAGGACATGGCGCGGCTGACCGCGCAGCTGGAGCAGGCGCGGGGCACGGTGGAGTCCGCGCGCGAGCGGGACGACCTGAGCAGCCGGCTGCGGCGGCGCGAGCTGGAGCTGCAGGTCGCGACGGAGCGGATCGCCGACGCGGACAAGCGGCTGACGGCGCAGCGCCTGGAGGTGGAGGCGGCGCAGCGGGCGCAGGCGGACGCGGGCGTGCAGGTGCTGGCGGCGCAGGAGTCGCTGCGGCTGGAGCGGGCGCGGCGCGAGGAGACGGCGGCGACGCTGGACGAGACGCGCGAGCGGCTGACCCAGGCGTACACGGACGTGCGCACGCTGCAGGACGAACTGGGCGCGCTGCGCGTGGACCGGGAGCGGGACCGGCTGGCGGCGGAGCGGGCGCAGGACGGGGCGGAGGACCGGCGCCGGCAGGCGGAGGCGGCTCGCGAGCGGGAGCTGCGCATCGCGGAGCAGTACTCGACGGCGCTCGCGGCGGTGGAGCACCTGAAGGCGGAGCTGGCGCGCGCGCAGGAGTCGGCGCGGACGGCGGGCGACGCGGTGCCGGTGAAGGAGGCGGAGTTGGCGCGGGCTCGCCGCGAGTTCGCCGAGGCCCAGCAGCGGATGCACTCCGCGGAAGGGGCGCGCAAGGACGCGGAGGCGCGGCTGTCGGAGCGCGAGTCGCTGCTGCGCGGCCTGGAGACGGAGCTCACCGCGGCGCGCGAGGCGGAAGGCCGGCTGCGGCAGGAGCTGGAAGGGCGCGCGCAGTCCGAGTCGGCGGCGCGGGCGCTGGCGGCGCGGCTGGAGGAGGAGCTCCACGCGGCCAGGCTGCGGCTGGAGACGCTGGAGGCGGAGCAGCAGCGGGTCGAGTCCGCGCAGCACGCGGCGGGGCAGCGGCTGGCGGCGGCGGAGACGGAGCGCGTCCGGGTGGAGGCGGCGCTCGTCCAGGCCATCGACGCGGAGCGGGCCCAGGCGCAGGCGCGGCTGGAGGATGCGCTGGCCCAGGCCCGCGCGGAAGCCGACGAGCGGGTGACGAACGCGCTGGCCGCCGCGCACTCCGACGCGGATTCGCGCCAGGAGCGGGCGCTGGCGGAGGCCCGCGAGCAGGAGGAGGCGCGGCTCGCTCGGGCGCTGGCGGAGGCCCGCGAGCAGGAGGAGGCGCGGGTCGCGCAGGCGTTGGAGTCGGCCCGGGCTGATGCGGATGCGCGTGTCGAGCGTGCGTTGGCGGAAGCAGCGCAGGCGCTGGAGACGAACCGGTCCGACGCGGATGTTCGTGTCGAGCGTGCGTTGGCGGATGCGCGTGAGGCGGCGCAGGCCCTGGAGGCCGCTCGGGCTGATGCGGATGCGCGTGTCGAGCGTGCGAAGGCGGAAGCCGCGCAGGCTCTGATTGAAGTCCAGGCCGATGCGGATGCGCGCGTTGAGCGCGCGCAGGCGGACGCGACGCAGGCGCTGGCTGAAGCCCGGACTGATGCGGATGCGCGCGTTGCGCGTGCGAAGGCGGAAGCCGCGCAGGCGCTGACCGAAGTCCGGACCGACTCGGATGCTCGTGTCGAACTGGCGTTGGCGGAAGCGGTCCAGGCGCTGGATGCGGCCCGGGCTGACGCGGATGCGCGTGTCGCGCGCGCGGTGGCGGAAGCGGCGCAGGCGCTGACTGAAGCCCGGGCTGAGGCGGATGCGCTGTTGGCGAAGGCGCTGGCGGACGCGGCGGCCGAGCGGGAACAGGCCCTTGCCGAGGTTCGCGCGAGTGCTTCGGCTCAACGCAGCCGGCACCTGGCGGACGTGGAGGCCCGCGCGGCGCAGGCGCTCTCTGAAGCGCGCGCGGAGGCAGAGGCCCAGCGGCTCCAGGCCCTTGAGGATGCCCGCGCCGAAGCCGAGGCCGAGCGGGTCCGGCAGTTGGAGGAGGCCGAGCTCCGCGCGGCGCGGATGCTCGCCGAGGTTCGTGCCGAGGCCGACGCGGTCCTTGCCCGCCGGTTGGCGGAAGCTGAAGCCCGCGCGGCCCAGACCCTCGCGGATTCGCGTGCGGAGATGGAAGCCCAGGCTCGCGCCGAGGCCGAGGCCCGGGTGGCCCGTGCTCTCGCCGAAGCCCGCGCAGAGTCGAGTGGCCAGACGGAGCAGGTGCTCGCCAGCGTGCGCGCCGAGGCGGAGGCCCGGCTCACGGAGGCGGAGGTTCGTGCCACGGAGGCCCTCGAGGCCGCGGTCGAACAGGCCCGCGCCGAGGCCCGTGACACCCTGGCCCGTGAGATCTGGGAACACGGAGCCCGGCTCGCGGAGTCGAACCAGGCCCGCGAGGCCGCCGAGGCTCGCAACACGGAGCTGGAGGCCACGCTCCGCACGCTGCGGCAGGAACTGACCGATTCGGAAGCCCTGGCGGCGCTCATCCAGGAGGACCTGTCGCGGGAGCAGAAGGCCCGCGCTTCGACCCAGGCGGAACTCGAAGCGGCACGCGAGTCCCTGATCACCGAGCAGGAGCGGGCGGCTCGCTGGGAGGCGTTGCTCGCCGACACCCAGGCGCAGCTGTTGTCGGAGCGCGAGCAGCAGGCCCGCGCGCAGGTGGCGCTCGCGAACCTGCAGGCGTCGCTCGACGCCGAGCGGGCCCTGCGTGCCCGGTTGGAAGGCTCCGAGTCCTCGTGGAACGAGGCGCAGAGCGCGCTGGAGGCGGACCGGCTGCGGCTGGATGCCGCGCTGGGCGTGGCTCGCACCGTCCTGGAGGAGGAGCGTGCGCAGCGGGTCCGGCTGGAGGCGGCGTTCGCCCAGCTCCAGACGGAATCCGCTTCAGCGCTGGAAGCGGAGCGTGCTCGGGCCGAAGCCTCGCGGGTCGCCGCGCTGGAAGCCCGGACCCAGCTGGAAGGGGACCTGTCGGCGGCACGTGCCGCGCGGCTGTCCACCGAGGCCGCGTTCGAACACACGCGCCAGACCCTCTCCGAGGTCCAGGCCGCCTTCACCGAAGCGCAGCGCACGAACGAGGCCGCGTTGCTGGAGTTGCGGCAGTCGCAGGCGACAGTGCTGGAAGAGGCGCGTGCGGCACTGGCGGACGTGCAGCAGTCGCAGGCCGCCCAGGACGCGACGGTGCGCGAGCTGCGCGCGGAGCTGACGGAAGCGCGGCGGTCCGAGGTGGAGGCGTTGTCCTCGCTGGATGACGCTCGTACGAACGAGGCCGCGCTTCGCTCGGAGCTGGAGACCCTGCGCGCGGCGTCCGTGGCGCAGCGTGAGCGCCTGTCCGCGGCGGAGCAGGCGAAGGACGCGGTCCAGGCCCGGCTCGCGGAAGTGGAAGCATCGCTGTCTGAGACCGAGTCCCGCTACACCGAGCAGGCCGCAATCCTCTCCCCGATACAGCAGGCGCTCGCGGTCGAGACCTCGCGAGCATTCTTGTTGGAGCAGGCCCTGAAGGAGGCGGATGCTCAATATTCCGTCGAAACTTCGCGCGCGAGCTTGCTGGGACAAGCCCTGGAGGAGGCGGAGGCTCGTCATGCCGCCGAAGCTTCGCGCGTGCTCTCGCTGGAACAGGCCCTGACGGAGGCCGAGGCGCGGCTTGCCACGGAGACGGAACGCTTCGCCATGAAGGTGGCGGAGGCGGAGTCCCGGCAGTCCACGGATACCGCACGGCAGGCGTCGCTGGCCCAGACGCTCGCGGAGGCCGAGGCCCGGCTTGCCGCGGAGTCCTCTCGTCGCTCCGAACTGGAAGCGGCGCTCACGGAGGCGGAGTCCCAGCAGGCCGCTGCGTCCGCACGGCGTGCCGAACTCGAGGCATCGCTCGCGGAGGCTGAGTCCCGGCAGGCCGCGGAGTCCACGCACCGCTCGGAGCTGGAAGCTTCGTTGAAGGAAGCCGAGGCCCGCCTCTCCACGTTGGAGCAGGCACTGGCGGACGCGGAGAAGCGCGCTGCCTCCGAGACGTCCCGCCGCGTTGAGCTGGAAGCCTCGCTCACGGAAGTGGAGTTCCGGCTCGCCGCCGAAACCTCGAACCTCAGCGCGCTGGAGGACTCGCTGGCGCAGGCGGAGGCCCGTCTCGCCGCGGGCTCACAGTCGCAGGACGCGGCACGCGAGGCCGAAGCCCAGGCCGCGCGTCTCATGGAGTCCCTGACGACACGCGAGCAGGAGCTGCGCGAGGCCAGTGCCCTGCGTGTCTCCATGGAGGCGCAGCTGGAAGGCGCGCTCTCCCGGACCGAGCGCCAGCAGCAGGACCTGGACGAACTGCGCGCGCAGTTGGGCGTGAAGGAGCAGGAGCTGGCGGCCCTGCGCGCGGAGACGGCCCGGTTGGGTGCCGCGCACCAGGAGCTGATGCGCCTGGGCTCCGAGCTGCAACGGGCACACGCCGCGCTGCATGAGCGGAGCCAGCAGGTGGGCCGGCTGGAGGCGGAGTTGGTGGACGCCAGCGACCGGCTCGCCGCGACGCGCGAGCACGCGGAGGTGCTCGTGGTGCAGCTGGAGACCGCGCGCCGCTTCGCGGGCAAGGCCACGAACCTGGAGGCCGCGCTGGAGGCGCTGCGCGCCGAGCTGGAGACCGCGCGCGCGGAGACGGCCCGGCTCACGGAGACCGGGAACGAGCGCACGTCCACGCTGGAAGGACAGCTCGCGGACCTCACCGCGCGCGCGGAGCAGGAGCGGACCGAACTGGAAGCCCGGCTCTCCACCCTCTCCACCGAGAGGGCGGAGCTTCAGGTTCGGCTCGCGGAACTGTCCGCGCAGGCCGGGACGGACCGGGCCGAGCTGGAAGCCCGCCTCGCCGAACTCACCGAACAAGCCCGCGAGGAGAAGTCCTCCATCGAGGCCCAGCTCGCGGACGTCACCGCCCGGGCCGCCGCGGAGCGGGCCGAGCTCGAAGCGCGCCTCGCGGACCTCACCGCGCAAGCCGACTCCTCGAGCGCTGAACGCGACGCCCGGCTCGCCGAAGCCGAAGCGCGCGCCGCGACGGCACAGGCCGAGCTCGAAGCCCGCCTCCAGCAGTCCGCTGAACTGACCCGCGAATCCCTCGCCGCCATGGAGGCCCGCCTCGTTGCCGCGCTCGAAGAAGCCCGGACCGAGCAGGCCGCGCTGGAGTCCCGCGTCGCCGCCCTGACCCAGGCCGCCGCCGACGCCGAAGCCCAGGCCCGCCGCGCGGACGCCGAGCGCACCGCCATGGCCTCCGAACGCGAGCGCCTCCAGTCCGACCTCACCGTCGCCCGTGCCGCCCGCGTCCGCCTGGAGGGCCGTGCCAGCTCCCTGGAGACCGCCGCCGCGGATGCCGTGCGCATCCTGGACGCCGAGCGCGCTGAACGCGACCAGCTCGCCGCGCGGATCCGCGAACAGCAGGCCCGGCTGGAAGCGCTCGAAACCGAACGCGAGACCCTGGTCCAGGCCCTGGAGGACGCCAAGTCCTCCGCCGCCCCGCCCCCGGAGGACGTCCTGGAGATGGCCGCGGAGATGGAGGTCCTCCAGGCCCACGTGGAGAAGATGCAGGACCAGCTCGCCGCCCGGGAGGCCGAACTGGCCGAGCTGCGCCGCGCCAGCGCCCCCGCCACCCCCGGCGCCTCCCGTCGCGCCATGCCAGCACTGGACGTTCCGTCCCCGCCCAAGAAGGTCGGCGAGCGCGAATAAACGCCGCCGTCTACACTTGCCCCCGTGGACGCAAGAGAACGCATCTTCAAGTACCACGGGCTGGGCAACGACTTCGTGGTCCTGGACCGCCGCCGCACGGGCGTGGACATCGACGCGGAGCAGTCCCGCTGGCTGTGTGACCGGCGCCGGGGCATCGGCGCGGACGGGGTGCTCGCCCTCCTCCCGTCGTCCCGCGGCCTTGCCCGCATGGTCGTCCACAACGCCGACGGCAGCATCGCGGAGATGTGCGGCAACGGCCTGCGCTGTGCGGTGAAGTATCTGGTGGACCACTCTGGCCAGCACCCCGCGGTCATCGACGTGGAGACCGGGGCGGGCGTGCTCACCTGCGAGCCCGGCTACGGCGACGGCGGCGTGGTGGGCGTGGACATCTCCATGGGCCCGGCCCGGCTGGTGGCCGCGAACCTGCCCTCCGGGGCCACGGGAGAGCCTTTCGTCAACGCCCCCGTGCCCGGCCACGAGGACCTGCGGGGCACCGCGGTGAACATGGGCAACCCGCACCTGGTGCTCCTGGATCAACCCCTGGAGGCCGCCGAGCGCCTGGGCCCCACCCTGGAGCGGCACCCGGCCTTCCCGGACCGCACCAACGTGGAGTTCGTCCGCGTGGACGAGGACGGCCTCACCGTCGTCGTCTGGGAGCGGGGCTGCGGCCTCACCCAGGCCTGCGGCACGGGCGCGTGCGCGTCCGCGGTGGCGGCGGTGCTGGCGAAGCGCCTTCCCTCGAACGCCTGGCTGCGCGTCACCCTGCCGGGCGGCGACCTGCGCATCCGCGTTCCGGCCGACCTGTCCGACATCCGGCTCCGGGGCCCGGTGGCCTCCGTCTTCGAAGGCGTTGTCGCGCTTCCAAGGGCCCGATAACCTTCGCTTTTCCTCCCTTCGCCCCCCGAGCGCCGTGGCCGGTCCCATCCTCGTCGTCGACGACGACCTGTTCTTCCGAAACCTCGCCACGGACCTGCTGTCCCGCCGCGGGCACCGCGTGGTGGCGGTGGAGAACGCCACCCTCGCCCTCGAAGAGGTGGCCCGGGCGACGTTCGACCTGGTGCTCACCGACGTGGTGATGCCCGGCGTGGACGGCTTCGCGCTCACCGCGCGCCTGCGCGAGCGCGACCCCGAGCAGGAGGTCATCCTCGTCAGCACGCGCGACGACGTGCAGGGCTCGGAGGTGGCGCTGCGCCTGGGCGTGGCGGACTGCCTCACCAAGCCCATCGAGGAGGCGGACCTGCTGCTCGCGGTGGACCGCGCCATGGAGCGCGCCCAGCTGCGCCACGAGCGCGCGCGGCTCCAGGACGAGAACCTGGAGTTCGCCCGCTTCCACAACCTCCAGCAGCGCTGCCTGGAGCTGCTCTCCCATCCGGATTTGGAATGGCTCCAGGAGCGCGTCATCGCGGACCTGGGCGCGGTGTGCGACGCGCAGAGCGCCGCGCTGTGGGTGGTGGACGACCGGGGAGACCTGGCGCTGCGCTCGTACCGGGGCCTGCTCGACAAGCAGTTCCTGCCGGAGAAGATGAGCCCGGAGGGCCCGCTGTCGTTGCGCCTGCGTGAAGCCGCACCGTGGCTCGCGCGCGACGAGCGCTCCCCGGTGCTGTACGTGCCGCTGGTGGCGTCCGGTGAGGTGATGGGCCTGGCGCAGCTGTCGGATCCGCTCACCGGCGACTTCCGGCTGGAGCACACGCGAGACGCGAAGGT comes from the Corallococcus macrosporus genome and includes:
- a CDS encoding IF-2 protein — encoded protein: MTTHSPQGFGYRARRTFTRLLVFLVILGLGGGVVFLLGQLNARTFTVVQENDELVVMKGRAMPTGAAAYRPGDPRLADTYAPIPLEGQDVTLLTQQKFTDRDDLDRALFPLLETLARPRIASGEPPKVERGLYYLRRAEKLSGITEEQRRSLQSMLTDVAFYQARQKLEDARRLVSEGLAQLKLAAETENRHARAANQMLTTVGPTARNLEEALRRAVHTESAPDNSPVAPGPSNTPVAPAPATPPSGAPTPDAGLAP
- a CDS encoding methyltransferase domain-containing protein — its product is MGPSELLPRYIFAESLFARRRVLEVDAVSSTGGESARFLVERGARTVVACDADVAAVEAAQKAHAHPQLRFRANVYDDLEAGSFDLVLVTDLAPYVRAPELLAELARLVARQGFLVGGLRNIAGLALPQLVDPEETVPPTYGQLLDALSAHFPHVEVATQSPVLGYQLAFEKGEGLQVDGSLVRHSEAAYFVVMAGLEPARVVDPTWVQLPPEPLAFTRGKLDEVAARAKTWEERAGRLKEAVSKLRAEIGDREAEVVALKPALEGARQDMARLTAQLEQARGTVESARERDDLSSRLRRRELELQVATERIADADKRLTAQRLEVEAAQRAQADAGVQVLAAQESLRLERARREETAATLDETRERLTQAYTDVRTLQDELGALRVDRERDRLAAERAQDGAEDRRRQAEAARERELRIAEQYSTALAAVEHLKAELARAQESARTAGDAVPVKEAELARARREFAEAQQRMHSAEGARKDAEARLSERESLLRGLETELTAAREAEGRLRQELEGRAQSESAARALAARLEEELHAARLRLETLEAEQQRVESAQHAAGQRLAAAETERVRVEAALVQAIDAERAQAQARLEDALAQARAEADERVTNALAAAHSDADSRQERALAEAREQEEARLARALAEAREQEEARVAQALESARADADARVERALAEAAQALETNRSDADVRVERALADAREAAQALEAARADADARVERAKAEAAQALIEVQADADARVERAQADATQALAEARTDADARVARAKAEAAQALTEVRTDSDARVELALAEAVQALDAARADADARVARAVAEAAQALTEARAEADALLAKALADAAAEREQALAEVRASASAQRSRHLADVEARAAQALSEARAEAEAQRLQALEDARAEAEAERVRQLEEAELRAARMLAEVRAEADAVLARRLAEAEARAAQTLADSRAEMEAQARAEAEARVARALAEARAESSGQTEQVLASVRAEAEARLTEAEVRATEALEAAVEQARAEARDTLAREIWEHGARLAESNQAREAAEARNTELEATLRTLRQELTDSEALAALIQEDLSREQKARASTQAELEAARESLITEQERAARWEALLADTQAQLLSEREQQARAQVALANLQASLDAERALRARLEGSESSWNEAQSALEADRLRLDAALGVARTVLEEERAQRVRLEAAFAQLQTESASALEAERARAEASRVAALEARTQLEGDLSAARAARLSTEAAFEHTRQTLSEVQAAFTEAQRTNEAALLELRQSQATVLEEARAALADVQQSQAAQDATVRELRAELTEARRSEVEALSSLDDARTNEAALRSELETLRAASVAQRERLSAAEQAKDAVQARLAEVEASLSETESRYTEQAAILSPIQQALAVETSRAFLLEQALKEADAQYSVETSRASLLGQALEEAEARHAAEASRVLSLEQALTEAEARLATETERFAMKVAEAESRQSTDTARQASLAQTLAEAEARLAAESSRRSELEAALTEAESQQAAASARRAELEASLAEAESRQAAESTHRSELEASLKEAEARLSTLEQALADAEKRAASETSRRVELEASLTEVEFRLAAETSNLSALEDSLAQAEARLAAGSQSQDAAREAEAQAARLMESLTTREQELREASALRVSMEAQLEGALSRTERQQQDLDELRAQLGVKEQELAALRAETARLGAAHQELMRLGSELQRAHAALHERSQQVGRLEAELVDASDRLAATREHAEVLVVQLETARRFAGKATNLEAALEALRAELETARAETARLTETGNERTSTLEGQLADLTARAEQERTELEARLSTLSTERAELQVRLAELSAQAGTDRAELEARLAELTEQAREEKSSIEAQLADVTARAAAERAELEARLADLTAQADSSSAERDARLAEAEARAATAQAELEARLQQSAELTRESLAAMEARLVAALEEARTEQAALESRVAALTQAAADAEAQARRADAERTAMASERERLQSDLTVARAARVRLEGRASSLETAAADAVRILDAERAERDQLAARIREQQARLEALETERETLVQALEDAKSSAAPPPEDVLEMAAEMEVLQAHVEKMQDQLAAREAELAELRRASAPATPGASRRAMPALDVPSPPKKVGERE
- the dapF gene encoding diaminopimelate epimerase, with product MDARERIFKYHGLGNDFVVLDRRRTGVDIDAEQSRWLCDRRRGIGADGVLALLPSSRGLARMVVHNADGSIAEMCGNGLRCAVKYLVDHSGQHPAVIDVETGAGVLTCEPGYGDGGVVGVDISMGPARLVAANLPSGATGEPFVNAPVPGHEDLRGTAVNMGNPHLVLLDQPLEAAERLGPTLERHPAFPDRTNVEFVRVDEDGLTVVVWERGCGLTQACGTGACASAVAAVLAKRLPSNAWLRVTLPGGDLRIRVPADLSDIRLRGPVASVFEGVVALPRAR